The window TGTAGAAGCGAGATTTGTAGATCAGACTGTCTTCCTCAATTGAAACAATATGATGAGGAGTTCTCCGAAGGGAAAagttagttacaaataaaacaccagATCTCTTCAACCTTTCCTAAATATTTGGAACACATTGACGTCCGACCAGTCAGGGTCGAGCGTTATGTCTGTCCAGATGGCCGTAGACCACACAGCGACTGTCAACCACACCACGATTATAGCTATTAGCGACGGACCGAGGCCTGCGTACATctgaaatttagaaaaaatcatATATTGTCGGTAAGTCATGTAGTTTTTGTAGGCAGGCTGATGTAGGAACTTCAAGTTGATATTAAAGTAGACATCAACGttagattttaaaatctgtgaccattttagatgaaaatattattcagtgttaaaaataacattgaagcAAACTgttcattgaataaaataagtgtgtattttttaaaggatGGCTATTCCAATGTTCGAAGCATCTAAAACTGATGCTAGATTTGATACAAGCAATTCTTCCGCATTCTGCATCAAATCCGATCATAACCTATCTACATATTTCAGGTTATTCTAGAAAATACTTAGCTTACCATTCTCCAAGGCGGTATATGGACGTAGGCACAGACCATGGCGTTGACACCAGCCCCTGTGACCAGGTGGAAGGGCAGTGAGCTGGCCAACGTCGCGGACATCATCAGATAGTGAGGATTTATACCGCATATCACACTCTGTTATAAAGCAGAGAATATGTTAGTAATGGAGTAGAGAGTTCTTGggtaataatttgaaaaacgaCTCCCGACCATGTTAAATTTTAGAATGTAAACTTTTGCTTCTTATAaatagacagtttttttttcaaaaccgttaacataaatataatctGGATACCCCCTATTTACCCTTAAAACAAATACCCTGTCCAATAGTTACTCATAGTTTCGAATGTTTACACAATAACCTCGTTAATTGTCAATGCAAACCAATACAAAGAGAAAAAAGCGTCACCTACTTAGGTATGAAAGTGGATGAGCACCTCTGTTGGTCTGAACACATTGATCTCATAATTAATAGACTTAGAATAATACTAAGCAAGTTTTGTCAACTCAGCTACCGTGTCCCCAGGGGAACACTTAAAGTCCTTTATAACGCATTAGTTGAACCCATCTTGGACTATGCTCTTGATTGCTATGGTcttacatttaaatcacatataggaaaactagaaaatatacaaataagatttattaaattgattgtagacaaaaaaataagacataaaTACAGAGACGACTactataaactatttaaaatatgtaaattattacccgtaaaactaaaacacactTATCTAATTGCAACAAACAACCATAGCAATCAAAAGCATACATCACTTCTGAcggtaaacaataattataatacgagAGCGATGACCTCGGGTAAATTTGTTGTCCCTAGAGTTACCAATGTCTATGGAGACAGAACGCTAAGGAAACGTATTCCATATATCCTCAACAGTTTACCTGCGGACATCAgagatgaacaaaataaaaataaatttaagtctaaattaaaaaaatatttaataaatactctgcCATAATAACactcctttataaaattaatattaagtaacactatgttaagtttatataataatatgtataatttaagtttatttataagtttatatacttttgatctcgcagacaaacagtgtgtactgttttgtgagacactgtactatgtcataagaataacgtgtacctgttataactgaataaataaataaaataaataaaaataaataataataggatACCTACTCTCGAGGATTGAAtgtatatgtgtatgtttgttgtcTCTTCACGCCCGTAAGGCCGGACTGATATCGATAGGCTTCTTTTATCCAACTTTGTTACATTAGGGCAAGTTTTTATAACCGACATGCTGGCGGAGAAGCCGCGAACAACAGATACCTAGTTATGAATTCGATCACAAGTTTTGTGCCTTTCAATATTcacttgtttaattttgtttttaactatgCACCAATTGTACCTATTGTAAGATATTCTCACAGATATCTGTAATATCTGCACACATCATCAGATAACATTTATCTCAATTTAGGAACCTAgtgacaaatatttatctaccACTTGCTGACTGGAAACATATGGTAAGTCTTTTGATTCTATAAAATGAGTcatgttacaataaaatttacaaaataacgtTGTAGAAACGTACCATTcaacttattttgataaaaaattgctTGGACCCGGTAGATTACAATCATCAATGGATGTTGAAAGTTAGTTTTGAATGGGACAAATAAAGACTTGGTATACAACGGTTGTCTGATTAGGCTTGGAATTCTTATAATAATGCTCGGATTGAATTACAAAGAGTAGCATAACCTTTTATAGCATATAATAGACCCTAACGCAAGAACAAACtcactttaatattaattactttttataaaagtaaaaaattgaaaatgataaaattaaaagaaaactgcccgttattatgataaaaaatgatCACATTCTGTCGCTTATTCACGGATGGGTATGAATTACTGACCCTAACCTAGGTGTGTGCAAAAGCTTCTtaggtaataattttaatacaatttacgaTTTCAGATTTACCTACATACCTACTTTACCTGGACCAAAGTCAACTGTTACTAACCACCCTCGCAATAGTCGGCAGTAGTCCATACACAACACAGAAGTTGGAGGCAAATTCTGTCAAGATCTTGCAGAACACCACTATGATGAAGACGAGAGCATACGGTGGCCAGCCCTCGAACAGCAGCAGGAACGACTCAAACTCGGCGTGCATGCCGGAGTCCTTTAGGGATTCGAAGAGGGTACTGCTGCCGGCTGCATCAGATTTATGGTATATGAGGTAAGTATGGTATATCGTAGGTATATGAGGTACAGTATATGGATAAACTCGCTTTTGCCAGCGACTCCAGTTTTCAGGAATCCAAGTTATAAACTCCGTCGTTCAAATCCAATCATTGATTTGTgcgaaagcgtaacaaacattcatccatacttacaaactttcgcgtttataagtAATATCAAGGATCACAAGGACACGATCGACAATGAAGATATGTACTAAACGACTTCAAAGAGTAGCTTCCTTATTTAGTCAGGTGAAAAAGAAATGATATTTCCAATTCATATATTGAACATCATTCACCTCAAGGCCAAAACGTGGATGATTTAGCACAGTGGTCAAAGTTTCCCAGTAATAGTAAGAGTCTCACTCTCCCAAGGGTGTGGATTAACAATAGGATTTCCCAGgcttaaaaaaatggaaatactTATGGAAAGGATAGTATTAatcgtcaatatttttttgaagtctTCGTTGATTTACCTACCCGTAATTAATAGGACACTCCATTCCATTTCCGTGTGCACCATGTTCCAGTTAAGGCATGATTTTGATTGTGTGGATGGCAAAGGATCGTTGTTGCCTTCTATAGGgtgaaataagtaaataattacatatttgttTGCATGTACTTAGTATCCAGACTTGCCCACTTGCTTTACCCTTGCACTGGCATGGCTACAATATACAAGTGTAACAACACTATGGTTTTGTACAGAATTCACGCCGATAGGTATTATCTCAAGCTGTACCCTCATGAACATATTATCTTTTCAACCCCGAagagtttattttgatttatacttACCTCATTTTACGAATAATATGCTAAAATCGAGAAACGATGTACCTTAATTCAAAACACTGTTAGTACCTAGTGTGGAACCTGACCTGcatttttcttgaaatacttCATGAAATCCAGTTTAGTAGGCATCAAGAATAATATAGTAACACATATTAAACATGGCGACGAAACTCGGAAAtggctgaaaaataaaaaatatgttttcgtaACTTAGTATGGCAGCTTGGATTGTTGCCGTGTTGACTGGACAACCGTAACCGTAAATCATACAGCGGAAATAATAATGCTGAGAGTCTTTGTTTTTCCTACCCTGTTcccaaataatattgtttggtCTAGCTAGCGACTGATGGATAGCCAAGCGGTAATCGGTATAGGCCACCATGTCAAACCCATACAAATCCGCGTAAAACAATAGTATTCTTGTGCATTTGACTTAAATGTTATTGGATAGCCCGGCGACACAAAACTTTATTCTTTAGTTTACGGATCGTTTTTAAAATTCATTCCTTTCTTTCTCATgccttttcttttaaaaaatccaTCCACGTCTTTTCTGTCATTTCATTGATAGTACCTACCTGTGTAAAGCTTAAGAATAAATCATAGATACCTACTTATGGAACTCGGTGCTACTGTGTATCGCTTGGTCGATATGCGCTGTGCTGATCGTGGCTTGCAGGAGACATGCCAGGACCGCTATAGACGCCACCACCTTTGTAAGAtgagataatatttaataataacatttggtGAGAATTCAGGCTGGCAGGCCAACTGTGAAATACCAGAGGCTGGTGGAAAAAGAGAACAATTTTCTTAGCTACTTAGCTAGGTTTTAGCGGGGAAAAGAAATGGTTAGCGGCTGGGATTGAATGCGGATGGCGGAGGACCGCGTAAATTGatggaggcctatgcccagctgcAGACCTCGTTAAACTGAACTGCATGCATATGATAACTTCAATATCAtcgtatttttctttcaaatttgGCGTCGTGATAATCAGGAAAATTTCTTTACAAAGGATTTTACTAACGAACTCATGAAACTGGACTTTTCCCATCTGCTGATACTGTGTTGCCAGCAGTGTGTTCATGTATTGGGTTTCCTCTTCTGTCATGGCTACTTCTATTGTGCTTCGATTTCTGAAACAGTTTTCTTTATCCTAATTTTCAAAAGTTGGATTCAAGTTTACCTAATCTACTTTGACTTGCTGGAAGTGTATTACAAAGAGATACCccagttataattattttaactatagCTAAATACCTGAACATTCCAAGAAAGTTGAAATTCATCCATAAGTATAACAAAGTCTCCATGACAAGAACTCCTGGCAAGTTTAGCAGCATGAAATGAGGGAACTCGATCTTGGGGCCCGCTGGAAATATCCTAGAAGAATATTATTCAttgtaaaaatctgttttttttactagACTTTGATCCTACGGCCTACAGCCACATATCGATCTTCGAACAGCTGGACTACCGTTGAATATCAGAGTTACTAACGTAAAAAATTACGTGGATATTGTGAGTAGGCAACTCCGATCGTGAAGTCAGATGTGGTATAAATAGaggtaatagaaaaaaactCACGTCTCACAGTAAATCTTGAATAATTGGTTAGTCTGACTGCCCATCATTGTCGCCATATCTCCTGGAAGgggttaaatatttaattaaaagggcCCGATTGAATATTTAGgcagttaaattaatttacaaagttACCTATAGATGATGAATATGCAATTCCCAGATAATAAAATACGGTAATGTCTGAAGGTCTGGGTACACTGAAACAATACcatacttgtttatttaatgactaCGCAAGGTTAAACAAtacgttgtttttaaattacgcGCCAACATTCTACAATGTTGCCATTACATAAAAGTTTTAACTCACTTTTGTTCATGTCGTGTCGATATCTGCTGAGCTTTGCCGACTGTTTGGTACATTTCCAATATTCCCATCTAAAAAccaatgtaaatataatatgtaattactgAACCCTACACTGCTTAAAgacttttcatattttctcCTTACCTTTTCCAGTTCAAGAAGTATAGCTTTCACAATTGGCATCATCAGTCCACAGGCCAGAGTATTCGATACCCacattgataaaaatgtacttgtgaaaaataaaagaaaacttaatcTGGAATCAAATTGAACATatgattttataacataatgGCATtggtaacaaacaaattatttattatttaattggaaCAAAGTCACCAAGAAGTGCATTTTACCTGTAATGTGAGCACCCAAAGACCAGCAAAACTTTTAAGGCAAGCCTCTTGTGTACGTTACAATTTTCTACAGCTATTACGATTATCAAAACACCAAAACAATCTAGTAGATCATTCCGCACATACATCtgtaacatataaataattaaataatgacatCTCTGAAGGCCTGAAAAAATAAGTACGTATGATTAGtctgtaataatatattaatatagtcTTGTTTCTGATTATTCTCATGTGCGCTTTCCACTAGTTTTTTGGTTTGGGCCAAGCAGTGGAATTGTTTGAAGACGTTTATAGTCTGCACAATTACCTCGCTAATGAAACTCTTGCCTAAGCCGTCCAAAATACAGGATATCGCGATGGGAATTATGGCTAACACGCTGGGGTGTAGCACATCCAATGTCCAGAATACAATCATCATCAGAAAGACATAGAAACTTTTGTAAGCCTAAAAAATAAGAGCTATTTGGTTACAGTTATATGTATGTAGTAGTTATTGTTGAGATAAAATTTTCCTGCCTTGAAAGACTACTTACTCTTTCAgtagtaataaaaactattggtAATAAGATTATAGGAGTAATAAACACAACTAGCGTTCTCCAGTAAGTCCTGCAGAACAGCTTTAACCGATCTCTTCGCGGTATTATCACTAGATTCGTTTCTCTGCAAAatagattataaatttaataaagtgtgAATATTCAATAAAGTAGAAATTTGTAGAAAACTTACGAAGATTCAGAATCAGCCGTTTTATCCATTATAAAGTAATTACCTAGTCACAAACCTGTAAAGTTACTATGGACTAGCATGCTTTATATATCCCGTTATATCTCGATGGTCgagaaatgaaaacaataatataatataaggtCATAATGCTATAAATATGGGCGAAAATATTTActacctatgtatttttttttcattggaAAATTACTATTGGAAGAATATggtagattttattttacgatactGGCAACTCTGAAGAATATCTAtcaattttcttgtttattttttttgttagtgaTCAATTTACCGTGCTGAAGGTTGGGTGTGTgttaaacattaacaaattcGTCTAAAATTTACGATAGAAATATCACATAAAGATGCCTGTGGAGCTAGAATATGATTATAATGAGACGACGGCAGCTATGGATAAATTTTCCCAAGCAGATATTAACGAGTTACGACAATGGACGCTGAAATTGGACAAATCAAAATATGTGCCCAAAGATTTAACAGATAAACAGTTGGTGTTATTTTACAATGCTTGTTACGGGGATATGGACAAGACGAAAGCGTgcatagaaaaatattattcgtgCAGGAAGAATGCTCCAGAGCTCTTCGATAACCGTGTTTTGAAGACCGAGGAATTAAAATTATCTGCCGACGTTCTGTAAGTACAATGTTTCGTAATCAAAACCAATCTTAAAATCGCATTAAAATGgcaataacaatgtttttcacGACGTTTCGATAGTTTTACCCTTGATAATTGAATAGATTTATATATCgcagcaatattttttttttgtgaatattttacaaaatccattttgaattttatgttttctgttcaaagcaaaatatttagcaCACATTTGTATACTGTATGATATTACTAATCTAATTTACTTACAAAGTAAGATGTATGACttcatacattattattgccaatttatattctgaagtataaaaacatattataataataaggttttagcTCTtcctccttttttaattaatttaagttattattaaatagcttcactaaaaataaaaaaatgttttggctGTATAATTTTCCGATCTAGATCCTTCCTCAATTTTCTTGTTATTCTGATACCGGTTTGAAATATTAGCATAAAGCTTAATGATATATTAATAGGCTTAACTACTATTTTATCTAAGTAGGTATTTGTTACAATAGCAAGTGTATTAGTTTAAAACTATTAAGAAACTGGCTTATGAATTATTGATTTACCCTACACTGATGTATGTAAAATGGATTGCTCCCTGGCTCATACCagagaaatgttttttgttatctGTCAATTTCCTTGACCAGCAGTGAAAGATTTACATGAAACACAACTGAAACCTCTATAATATTACAGAACTATGACtaaattcaattactttttaGTAAAGTTCATTACACAGGGTAAtggtttcaaaataaaagattattattgtATGGAACAAAAATTCTCAAACATTagttaatatttctataattcaTGTTGCCATATCTTATTTTATtgccttaattaaattaacaaagtaTTGCTATTtcacaaatacatttaaaaaaaattcttgaATTGTTGTTGGATATGTATTGTTTATAGCCCAGTAGccattttaaacaaacaatggCCTTAGTCctttataaattgctttaaacaaattcataatttttcatattataatatgacttatacatatgtatataatataattatttgattagaACTCATTCCATGACCAAGTACAATTTCCTGCTTAAAAAATATGAGGTCTATATAggtataaaaatctatttaaataattaggtaagcatgcaaaataatttcctttaatacCTGATTACAAgataacaaactaaaaaatattgtaattgagTGTCATACGCGACAGCTTATGTTAATCTCAATGATAATATTAATCCTGATTGTAGTGGGTTCTGTATTAATAAAGATTGGTTGTCATGGCAACAACATTGATGAGTGAGTgatgacataattatttttggatcAAATAGGTATATCATGTGAAAAACCAAGATAGTTAATCATAATCCATGATATTTCAAGACATAAAAAGGTGTCACCAACGGGGGAAACTTTCGAAATTAACAACAAGATTGAATGTTTATTCAGTTGATGTTGCAGGTACTATTATCTAATACCTACAAATTCTTCAAATAGCAATAAGTTTGTTTGCAGTTTGGATACGAGTAACTTCTATGGCTTTGGTTAGTGAGTTTATCCCTGAAGATGATTCTtacttaaaagatgcaacgggTTTTTAACGCATTTATCTAATTTATCTGTAGCATTTATCCGTCTCGgcctcaaccggagtccttaatcatgagctgacgggGGTTAGTCGTGAGTCGGACTGGTTCAGTTCGATCGTTTAAAagtccggttgggtccaaaactactCGGGagatcctgataaatacgcgtgattaaaccgttgcTTTCTTTtcggtatttatttatgaagttgTCTTAATAGTGAGTGTCACTGTCTccgaataaaacacaaatttccATAAacatagtgtaaattgattagAATTACGACAGGATATATTGTTATTCTTTAAGCCGTCATACTTTGGTTAATAAATAGCTCTTTCTTTAGTCAGCCCTGATACTATTAATTCGCAATTTGTCAGAACTTCCTAGCCTCCACTTTGAAATcatttaggtaggtacatatttaGCATAGTTTTCGAAAAGTTTATAAAGTTATAACAAGAAATTCTTAAAGGATGAAACTGGGATAAGATAGAGAAAAAGTGCATTATTCAGTAgaatattttgagtttttgttatGCTTACGACTTTTATGGCTtacgtttcttttatttattgttacaagaGAGACATTTCTAACGACCTACCtaatctttaaaaatgtaattgataaattgcatattttaaacaaagatATACGATTAGTcttaattaattcttgtttttttcttattttttatagtaaagtcattttacttaattaaacagCTGTTTCAcacaagtttttataaatttaaatatttttttacgaacaaataattttgtgtgtcattgccaaatatttcattagtcattctaaaaatacaagtactgttattttcaaaaatggTTCCATATTATGTCGAGATGTATGTGTACTACCGAATTAGgttatacctaaattataaaaactctGCTTTTCAACAGCAAGGCTATAAAATTTAACGCTTGCTCATAAAAATTGCTTGCATGGCGTCATAAAAATCTGTACCAAATTGGTTTTATAAAGTACGCAAAAGTGAGAGAGAATATAAAAGCTGGTAGGCATAAAAGAAGATCTGCATAAAAACTAGAGCATAGTTTAACAACAGTTTGTATCCAAAAAAACTGTTCTTTTTACCTTCTTTCTCACTTTTTATGAAAGTATTCCGGTCACACGATActaaaaaattgcattttttccCGTGCATGTATTTTATTGAGCCCTCTTCAAGAACGTCGATGAATTCCTCTCCAGTCACAAAGTGAGATTGTTCTAAACTTCAACAATATTACAACCTAACCTACCTATTCCCGAGTTCAtaatgtttccttttttattttctcgtgTTTCCctttcttttaaagttattacaaaagttttttgcGTACTTCCAAAGTGTAATACgcaagtaatattaaaataatactatattcaacaactttcacacaacgcctcCTATTCTCACACTAaccaaagcttgtattatgagtactagataattgttaaatatacttaaatacttgtcaatacaaacattattataacttaactagctgttgcacgcgacttcgtccgcgtggttagaagatataaattaggaatttttgaacggaagccctcgaagatgaataattttccctgttttccacattttccattgtatcttcgttcctattagtcgctgcctgatgatatatagcctaaaaccttccccaatgaatggtctattcaacacaacaagaatttcttaatttgaaccagaagttcctgagattagcgctttagctttatatattagtatagattacacatacactcagacacagaacaaacgatcgtgctcatcacacaaacatttgtcctgggtgggatcCGAACGCAAAACCCCCTGCACAGCATTCAGGGCCGCTAACCACTAGGTTTACAGGCCAGGTAAAAACCTATTGCAAACAATAGCAATAGGTTTCCTTTCCTTCATGATAAATTACCGTAAAATATCCCGTCTTTTGTTACAACATAATAGGAAAACATTTTATGCAATTTAGTATAGTAACAATACGTACAAACACGTCAGTACCATTCAGCCTTGTATTGTATAAATGTACAACGTCTTCGTTGTAAACAATATGTTGATTGTGTATTcatatattacttttaatttcctTGTGTGAAGaagccaaaaaaaaagtaatttcaaagaATATCGATAATCTAGgttttaattcataattcataTAATATCATAGACTATGTTACCATAGTTTATGATACGCACAAATTATGTGGCTTTTTGTTAGaaaagaattttcgaaattGATTCAGTCGTTCATGAGATTAGGTACGTCACGTACTCACACTATTTGCCTTACAATATTAGCATGGGTAACTTTCTTCCTTTTTAATATGTACCTCtcacagaaaataaaacaaaaacatattttttatccaGTTACATAAAATGCTACAACATTTATAACTTAACCGTCTCTAGAAACAACTGATTTCAAAACTCTTACTTACAAATACACTGACGAATaatccaaattataaaaatactccgTAGGGTCTATAAACATTCACCTCGTTCAAAAGGTCAGGTTACTTCGTAGCAGGCATCCTGACGGGCGATCACGTGGAAATATGTACGAATATAGGACTCACGTGGAGAAGAATAATAAATGAAGGTCAATAGGATGAAGTGTCCTCAGTCCTTTGGGGATAAAAAGATCTATAGTTACGGTAGAAATGTTTGGATAGTTTGAAGaggaatgattaattattagtaGGGTTAGTAATTAGGTCTATGAGAAATGTTATATCTTTCAAATCCTACTATCAgacttcctactaatattataatcacaaaAGTTTGTACGTacggatgtatggatgtttgttcctctttcattcaaaaaccactgaacggatttagacgaaacttggtacagatATAGTTTATAtccagaattaacacatagtgTTGTTTTATCACGATTTTTCATTcttgtgggatcattttcaatttgtagcgggTGGtcccgcgggaaacagctagtgtACAACCTATCCACAGTGGTAATACATATAATCAgtgcacggttagccgagtggtaaaggtcatgCCAGATCCACTGCGCGCGACGTATTGCGGGTTCGATCTGTTTTGTTTGATCCACAAGTACTTGATTTcagtctgggtgactttgtgcatatgacttggaTGAACCTTAGTGATGACATTCATGCCAGCGAAGATGTTTTAGTACCTAGTTAGATTAGCTTTTCGTTATTTCATAGGGAATATAGAGGCTAAATCTACGTATAATGGAAAGTCttccataaatattaatgattgATTATCTAGAAAACGCGCACAAATCTTGACATCGCATGGGTAAGATGGATGAGAAGTATGAGAACGCTTTCTTCACGGGACTCCATTATATTTGAGCTAAATGTTCAGTAAAAGATGGCCTGAAGCGACTTAATTTATTAAGAGCATGCATGGTGCCTGTAGTGTGTTTGAATCAGATAAAACTGCCGCAATTTCAGTCGATGTACCTGCCAATATTTCTCTAAAATAGTTAGCCAACTAACAATGACACTATTGTCTAAACGCAGATGCAAAATCTTGCCTAtaaagacattattattttaggctTAAAGACGAGTAACGTTTCTTCGAGCGCGTTTGTCCTGATGTCAAAGTCGATTCTCTCCTCAAAATTGAATGTTATTACTATCCATTTAAGGTCCTCTATCCGTAACGACGATAATGCGTGTGTTTCATAGCTTAGCCCTCAGATCAAACAATCCCATTACAGTATCCGTCCATTATATATCAATATGGCGATccaattttaaaactactttctttgttttctaCGTCATGCCATCCAAATTGATCAAAGAGAAAAAACAATATGCAATAAAATACTCCTTGGTTGTTGAGcccattatttttatagtccTACGTCATAACTTATTGAATATACGTTTTTTGTAAGGTTGAATAGGCAGTTTGAAAAGCGATTTTACTGGTTATTATGTGGCTGTTGTCATACCGAAAATTGCTGGCgaaattttgtgtaaaaaagtTGATTAATCTGGTGAATTGGTTATGATGTTGGCCTCGGAAAGtttgtgatttaaaaattaatcgtAGTTTTTCAGGAATTGAAAAAAGGCAATTATAACTACAGTTTGAccagcgattttaatttagtcttaGTTTAGTGAGTTActtaaaaacatctaaaaatagTCGTTAATGTAAGACGTGGTGGTCGGTAACAGTTGACTTTTCATGAATACGTGTAACATTTTCATCTTGAAAGTACATTTTTGTAGAATTTTTGGTTTCTTAACTATGATTAATACTTAACGAAGCCCAAAACAGCGTTATAaacgcttttttttaatatacccGAACTTAATCCGAAACGGAACCTTTCGGAACAGTC is drawn from Trichoplusia ni isolate ovarian cell line Hi5 chromosome 18, tn1, whole genome shotgun sequence and contains these coding sequences:
- the LOC113503187 gene encoding protein I'm not dead yet-like isoform X2 — translated: MMIVFWTLDVLHPSVLAIIPIAISCILDGLGKSFISEMYVRNDLLDCFGVLIIVIAVENCNVHKRLALKVLLVFGCSHYRLSFLLFFTSTFLSMWVSNTLACGLMMPIVKAILLELEKMGILEMYQTVGKAQQISTRHEQNVPRPSDITVFYYLGIAYSSSIGDMATMMGSQTNQLFKIYCETIFPAGPKIEFPHFMLLNLPGVLVMETLLYLWMNFNFLGMFRNRSTIEVAMTEEETQYMNTLLATQYQQMGKVQFHEFVVASIAVLACLLQATISTAHIDQAIHSSTEFHNHFRVSSPCLICVTILFLMPTKLDFMKYFKKNAEGNNDPLPSTQSKSCLNWNMVHTEMEWSVLLITAGSSTLFESLKDSGMHAEFESFLLLFEGWPPYALVFIIVVFCKILTEFASNFCVVYGLLPTIARVSVICGINPHYLMMSATLASSLPFHLVTGAGVNAMVCAYVHIPPWRMMYAGLGPSLIAIIVVWLTVAVWSTAIWTDITLDPDWSDVNVFQIFRKG
- the LOC113503187 gene encoding protein I'm not dead yet-like isoform X1, which gives rise to MDKTADSESSETNLVIIPRRDRLKLFCRTYWRTLVVFITPIILLPIVFITTERAYKSFYVFLMMIVFWTLDVLHPSVLAIIPIAISCILDGLGKSFISEMYVRNDLLDCFGVLIIVIAVENCNVHKRLALKVLLVFGCSHYRLSFLLFFTSTFLSMWVSNTLACGLMMPIVKAILLELEKMGILEMYQTVGKAQQISTRHEQNVPRPSDITVFYYLGIAYSSSIGDMATMMGSQTNQLFKIYCETIFPAGPKIEFPHFMLLNLPGVLVMETLLYLWMNFNFLGMFRNRSTIEVAMTEEETQYMNTLLATQYQQMGKVQFHEFVVASIAVLACLLQATISTAHIDQAIHSSTEFHNHFRVSSPCLICVTILFLMPTKLDFMKYFKKNAEGNNDPLPSTQSKSCLNWNMVHTEMEWSVLLITAGSSTLFESLKDSGMHAEFESFLLLFEGWPPYALVFIIVVFCKILTEFASNFCVVYGLLPTIARVSVICGINPHYLMMSATLASSLPFHLVTGAGVNAMVCAYVHIPPWRMMYAGLGPSLIAIIVVWLTVAVWSTAIWTDITLDPDWSDVNVFQIFRKG